The following proteins are co-located in the Bacteroidales bacterium genome:
- a CDS encoding PD40 domain-containing protein, with the protein MKSVIKLFSIIILFSGLLFTYSCESDVSKNAEPENRKPDILPDYIDVTIPPNIAPMNFSVTEKGSSYTVIATAGSGRNQIKINSSDGIIKFPEKAWKKLLEESIGDTIKIKVFASQKGKKKSEAFNSFYMAVSADKIDPYLVYRLIHPGYYSWSNIKIMQRSVESFSEASIFENQIMDKNCANCHSFNNNSPDRFMIHIRGSLGGTYFVEDGKITRTDPKIDAMPGTATYPSWHPGGRFMAYSSNQVRQSFYSQPGKYIEVFDLVSSLILFDRKNNEIITVTDSDTTNYLQTFPSWSPDGKYLYFCRARQVINSAYPELEQIENTHYDIARKSFDPDTRKFGDTEVIFNAAGISKSASFPRISPDGRFMVFTLHDYGTFPIWHKEADLYLLDMQSGLAEKMNINSDKTESYHTWSSNGKWLVFSSKRIDGRSARPHFAHIDPDGKQGKEFVLPQKDPTLYNRMLESFNIPEFVTGKIKMTPRDFLEASKQSPIKAKPGDALDAAKETNGRKKETVVNGNERLIHE; encoded by the coding sequence ATGAAATCAGTAATAAAACTATTCAGCATAATAATATTGTTCTCAGGATTACTGTTTACTTACAGCTGCGAATCAGATGTTTCGAAAAATGCTGAGCCGGAAAACCGGAAGCCTGATATTTTACCTGATTATATTGATGTAACAATACCTCCAAACATAGCTCCTATGAACTTCTCAGTTACAGAAAAAGGAAGTTCATACACCGTGATTGCAACAGCCGGGTCAGGAAGGAATCAGATTAAGATCAATTCATCCGACGGTATAATAAAGTTTCCTGAAAAAGCCTGGAAAAAGCTTCTTGAAGAAAGCATCGGGGACACCATAAAAATAAAGGTTTTCGCTTCACAAAAAGGAAAAAAGAAATCGGAAGCATTTAATTCCTTTTACATGGCTGTATCTGCTGATAAAATTGATCCCTACCTGGTCTACAGGCTCATTCATCCCGGTTATTACAGCTGGTCGAATATAAAGATCATGCAGCGGTCGGTTGAAAGCTTTTCTGAAGCTTCGATATTCGAAAACCAGATTATGGATAAAAACTGTGCAAACTGCCACTCTTTTAATAATAACAGTCCCGACAGGTTTATGATCCATATCCGCGGATCGCTTGGAGGAACCTATTTTGTAGAGGATGGGAAAATAACAAGAACTGATCCAAAAATAGATGCAATGCCTGGCACAGCAACATATCCATCATGGCATCCGGGTGGCCGGTTCATGGCATACTCCTCCAACCAGGTGCGACAGAGTTTCTATTCCCAGCCGGGAAAATATATTGAGGTATTCGATCTTGTTTCATCCCTGATCTTATTCGACAGAAAAAACAATGAGATCATTACTGTAACAGATAGTGATACAACCAACTACCTTCAAACTTTTCCATCTTGGTCACCTGATGGCAAATACCTGTACTTCTGCAGGGCACGACAGGTTATTAACAGTGCATATCCTGAACTTGAACAGATTGAAAATACTCATTACGATATTGCACGAAAATCATTTGATCCCGATACAAGGAAATTCGGAGATACTGAGGTCATTTTCAATGCAGCAGGAATAAGCAAGAGTGCATCATTCCCAAGAATCTCGCCTGATGGCAGGTTTATGGTTTTCACGCTTCACGATTATGGTACTTTTCCTATATGGCATAAAGAAGCTGATCTTTATCTGCTTGATATGCAAAGCGGTTTAGCTGAAAAAATGAATATAAACAGTGATAAGACAGAAAGCTATCACACATGGTCGTCAAATGGTAAATGGCTGGTATTCAGCAGTAAAAGAATTGATGGAAGAAGTGCCAGACCCCATTTTGCACATATCGATCCTGATGGTAAACAGGGAAAAGAGTTTGTACTGCCTCAGAAAGATCCCACACTTTATAACCGGATGCTTGAATCGTTCAATATTCCCGAATTCGTGACCGGCAAAATTAAAATGACACCGAGGGATTTCTTAGAGGCCTCAAAAC